The Lepus europaeus isolate LE1 chromosome 5, mLepTim1.pri, whole genome shotgun sequence genome includes the window GGGTAAGTGGAAGTGGGAAACAAAGGGGAAGCCCaggcacatgggtgcagggagggtggggaaCACCACTTCcactttcctttgtcttttcctttttaaaaaaaaaaaaggcaggggtgCAATTGGTTGGAAGGATAGAGAAGAAACCCCAGAACAGTATGTAAGCTGCAGAGGTGGGTGGTGGGAGCAGCGCCCACCAGGGTGAGAAGGGGGAGACTGTCAGGGCAGTGCCTGCAGCATCAAGTTCCTCAGGAGTTTCTGTCGGCCCAGCTCATAGTCCTCCTCATCCACATTCACCAGCAGCTTGATGGCTTCGTGGCCCACAGCTTGCTTGAGGGAGTCTGTGATAAAGACACCTTTAAGTGCCTCTAGTAATGAGCCATTGATATAGTCGCGCCAGAATGCGTCGAGGTAGGTGAGCTCAGAGAACTTGATGTCACAGATGATGGAGCCCAGGTCCCGGGACTTGAGGATGGTGTTCGCCTGGTTAAAGCGCTCAAACTGGCGCTCAAGTGGGTCCTGCTTGTTAGAGAAGACGTTGCCCTGTAGAGCAGTCTCATGCTGGCAGTATTCAGCCCGAACCCGCAGTCTGATGTCTAGGAGACAAGATACAGAGCAGAGGAGGTTACAATCGAAGTGTGAAAAGCAAAAGAGTAGCAGAGTTGGAAACCACCTGACAATGTCTCTCTTACACTGGACTagttctttttgaaaggcagagtgacaaagagcgaaggagagagatcttccatccactggttcattctccaaatgccagcaacagctgggctggaccaggctggagccaggaactacagcTAGTAGTCATCTActatttctcaggcacattatagcaggaagctggatcagaagcagagcagctgggactcaaaatgtgTTCCAAGatgaagcaggtgtcccaagcagcaacttaaaccactgtgccagcccaggACTCATTTTTTCCAGAGGACCATGTGCCTCTGAAATTGTTGCCTGATTGCAGGAGGTTCCCTGCAGTGGAATATGCTCAAGTCAGCATTATTCCCGACACAAGCAGCACCTTGCTAATAGGAGACAATTTTCCTAATTAACAGgcatagaaattaattttaaatctctatctgggccagcgccatggctcaacaggctaatcctccgcctagcggcgccagcacaccaggttctagtcccggtcggggcaccggatcctgtcctggtcgctcctcttcctgtccagctctctgctatggcccgggagtgcagtggaggatggcccaagtccttgggccctgcaccccatgggagaccaggagaagctcctggctcctagcttcagatcagcacagcgcgccggccacagcggccattggggggtgaaccaacggcaaaggaagacctttctctctgtctctctctctcactatccactctgcctgtcaaaaaaaaaaaaaaaaatctctatctaGACTTGGTTTGCCTTACAATAAGGATGGCTTAATGGCACCCTTTTGATCAAGTGTTCAACTAAAGAGTTTAAATGTATCCTTCCCTAAGATAAAGAGTTCTTCCATGAGAGAATTAACCATTCAACTTCACTTTGCTATAGTAGTCAAAGTGAGGTTTGCACTGAATATTATAAATTGCCCAGTATCCAAGTACTTCTTTATTTTTCGCCACAAGTCTTATTCCACCTCTGGaacctttaaaattttcttaccaCACGTCTGCTTTTCCTTGGGATCTGGTGTCACTGACTTCCGGCGTTTCCGCTGGCTCCCAAGTGTGGCTCTCCCTCGGGCTGGCCGCTTGCTACACATCTGAGgaccggaagtggggcagcacACCACAGGATAATGGGGAGGCACTGGCCAGAAggtaaaagggaagaaaacacaGTCGGGCAAACGcagaaatccaaaacacttctctTGGATTGAGGAAGGAGACATTTAGACTTAGCACTAAAAACAGTGTCAACAACATGACCTGAGAGGAGGACACAAAGTTAGAGCAAACACAGCCAACGTGAAGTATTAACTCCTCACTTCGTGCTTCACGGGACGGGTGGAGGACAGCATCCCTCCATTAAGCCGGCAAAGCCAGCAATGTGACGGTAGAGTCCTCCTATTTGATTAGGGAAGTTAGAGGGAGTTTCTATCTTCTCACCTGTTTtagggggctggggaggcctcGGTTCTGGGTCACTGAGGGCTCTGGGGGTCACGTAGCGAATTGATGTCTCTTCCAGATACTTGTCTACAAGATCAGGGCACACTGTAGAGGAAGGAGGAGTCATTCAGAAAAGAGACACCCTTCTCTTCTCCCAGTCCAAACCTCACTCTTGTGAGAGAGGAccggataggaagaggagcagccaggactagaaccagcacccatatgggatgccagtgcttcaggccagggcgttaacccgctgtgccacagcgctggccccatgagtgAAGACCTTGTAACTTCACTCTTCCAGACACCTGCCAGGCTCAACGCCTCTTCCCCTTTGGATTACTATGCTGCttgctcctggcctcccacaccgCTTTCCTGATTCCAGTGGTCCCAGCCCCCGGGGCACCCTCACCAGCCCGTCTCCTCTTGAGGGTGACATAGGGCAGCAGGTCATGGCGAGTGATGATGCGCAGCAGCTGCAGCACCTGACGAAAGTTACTCTCATCACAGCGGCCCTGGCGTTCCAGTGCCAATAAGAAATCACGTCCATTTCGGATGAGTCCACGCTCGTGGTCATCAATGACATCCACAAAGAGGAAGGAAAGCACACGCACATCTCTGTGTGTCAGGTGGGTACCCACGATGTCAAACATGCGGTGCAGGCTATATAGCCCGTGCTCCTGCTCGCCATGCTCTTCTGGCCACACCTGGCTTGCTCTCCGCTTTAGGCCCGCCATGCTGGGGGCTCAGGTACGCAATGCTTTCCAGAATCCCTGCGCAGCTGCTGTAATCCCCACTGTACTGTAAGGACAAGGAAACAATCTGTGAGCCACATAACAGAAACGAGTCTCATCCATTCCTGTATTCCCAGTGCCTAGCACAATGCCTGACACAGTACAGTAACGATACACAtgtcttttcattattattatcattattgttatttggagaggcagagagagcatccccatttgctagttcaatcctcaaatgcttgcaacagctgggactggaccaagccaaagccagggctaggaactcagtcaaggtctctcatatgggtggcaggaacccaggtctcccacatggatgcaggtgcccaagcacctgggccatcttctgatgctttccgaggctcattaacaggaagatggattggaagtagagcaggggtcagcgctgtggcgcagtgggttaacgccctggcctgaagcgccggcatcccatgtgggcaccggttctagtcctggctgctcctcttctgatccagttctctgctatggcctgggaaagcagtacaacatggcccaagtccttgggtctctgcacctgcatggcagactggaagaagctcctagctcctggcttcagatcagcctagctccagccattgcgggagttgaaccagcagaaggaagacctctaactctgcctttcaaataatattaataaataaatcttaaaaaaaaattcactctcAACTCTAATATGGAAGCTGCTTCAGATGAACCGCGGGACTGACAATAGGGAAACTAAGTATCTTTAGAGTTAGAACTAGTTTAAATTCTGAGTGTATCATTAACAAGCTGTGTATCAATGACCTTAAGCAAGGCACTTAACTTCAAAGTCTCAGTgccctcatctataaaacagagatGAAAGAAGTCACTTCTCAGAGTTAAGACTCTAGTGAGAAATAACATGCCAAATCATTTTGTAAACGTTGAGATTTCAAAGATAGAAGCATCCTTGACCTCTGCGACCCAGACTCATCCCTCCACAAACCGAGGCTCGTTTTTCTTACAATCCAAACAAGCCCAACAGCCTAATTGCTAGGATTAACCAACAGTATGCACCAAAACTGATGAAGTAAAAATCAACATTACGTTCCTACATTGAGCATTCTTATAATTCTATGGCATTGGCACGCCCTTGATCTTCACACCAACTGAATATCCCAACTTCTAACCTTTCCTCTGGGATATCATTTACTAATCCCCTGTCAATGTCCAATCACAGTCCTACATTCTTTATATAATTCAGCATAAATTCACAAAGTTCTTCCACCATTCAACAACTTTTACCTCCATGCAGGCACTCATAATCCCTGCCCTGGAACATAATACTATTTTACCCTCTGACCACAACCTCCAATCACTTACCAATTATAAATTCCTGttgatgctattttaaaatatttactaaggggccagcaccatggagcagtaggctaagcctccacctgcagcaccggcatcccataaggatgccggtttgtgccctggctactcctcttccaatccagctccttgctaatggtctgggaaagctgtgaaagatgacccaagtacgtgggaccctgcacccacatgagagacccagaaagaagctcctggcttcggatcggcccagctctggccattgcagtcatttggggagtgaatcagtgaatagaagacctttctcactgtctctccctttgtaactctgcctctcaaataaataaataaaatcctatttacttatttatttttttgcaaggcagagagatctcccatgtttacaacagctggggatgggtcaggcctaagccagaagcctggaactcaatccaggtttcccatttgggtggtaggaatccaagtacctgagccaccactccctgcctcccagagtgcacattagcaggaagctggaatcaggagcagagccaggattcaaatcctaTCATTCCAacgagatgcaggcatctcatgcAGTGTCTATATTAtaaacactaggccaaatggCTGCCCCAACACCAATCTTGACTCACCTAAATCTAGTACCTACATCTAGTTGAGTTAGTGGTTTAAAATGCAcagctaggggctggtgttgtagcacaggttaagct containing:
- the DEDD gene encoding death effector domain-containing protein, with amino-acid sequence MAGLKRRASQVWPEEHGEQEHGLYSLHRMFDIVGTHLTHRDVRVLSFLFVDVIDDHERGLIRNGRDFLLALERQGRCDESNFRQVLQLLRIITRHDLLPYVTLKRRRAVCPDLVDKYLEETSIRYVTPRALSDPEPRPPQPPKTVPPHYPVVCCPTSGPQMCSKRPARGRATLGSQRKRRKSVTPDPKEKQTCDIRLRVRAEYCQHETALQGNVFSNKQDPLERQFERFNQANTILKSRDLGSIICDIKFSELTYLDAFWRDYINGSLLEALKGVFITDSLKQAVGHEAIKLLVNVDEEDYELGRQKLLRNLMLQALP